In the Piscinibacter sp. XHJ-5 genome, one interval contains:
- a CDS encoding DUF6603 domain-containing protein, protein MAGTSDKVFLRAFRWFKDAVARLQTELPSGPPVDLSATLTDILRTRLGLQLDKTEATIDPGTFAATRAEAQSLAVATMITGETLAALRTLGEVLAAIDAGAIGLDDLSKVIRQIDRLIGADPGKPPSAYSIAKLLLILSGDADEPDNRPPARKLMLLLKNDPGLSDAQVAEPQMILGLAIMAVGTLLDRSFDAPGLPVLPAPGPIALPPASQHKTFSLARSDDGSKKLDLALGISTGAETKLFAELASTLATKQAAGDAFELQFSVAAGFRAQFSVPTLVPLPPSIPKPELSGAVDIGIAFARKSSANPLVLGSTGGTHFSIGELSGGIVLKNNAPQVVFDLKDSKLVLKIGDDSLLSAVMGDAIEVRLSFGLIADAAGLRLKDGTGLKATIPLEKIPNSPVQVPFLYFDLIKGADLNQIDIEIAGSFQVAIGPFAGSIDRLGTKLNLGNMLGAGGANPLATWGLKPPSGAGLSIDAGVIKGGGFLLFDPERGEYGGILDIKLMQIGVKAIGLLSTRNPGGWSLLLIITAQLPPIQLGFGFTMTGIGGLLGVQHTIDTQALSSGLSTGSLDSFLFPQNPIANAPQIINQLRTIFPFSPGGFVIGPMLELGWGTPSLVTARLGVLIEASQLVIVGQVIVQLPPLVDKSLALLYLQMDIAGGVVFDPLKIWFDGLLRDSRVLFISLTGQFAFRALFGDKPSFLISAGGFHPRFTDIPPDIPAPFQRVGAEFSIGIVGMRFEGYFAVTSATVQGGSAMRVWGDVGIAAFEGGFEFNAIIYIVPKFRFEVDIHIWAGVEVFDIDFASVDIYGLLAGPGRWHIVGKATIHTPWPLPDFSFHVDETWGEDRATPVRKLRLVDELRKELEAQDDKGTPVNWSAVLPAAHDGFVTLVKLPPAPGLLAHPNGLLQFVQKRMPLAKALTKLGSDGIEGERQIAIGDLVFGAITKPADRRLDDNFPIAQFVDLNEDELLGKPSFDRLESGFEVGQKDHLFGAAVADKFDYEEVNLSTPAEPSLLVAAGLTTAAHAAWALDTGAAGRSALRNKARLRPATEVKVKVDPPPLQTLDAGAGTMTGGALSGRAAQSFWTAQDTALAAGPRVQVVEAFEMSF, encoded by the coding sequence ATGGCGGGCACGTCGGACAAGGTCTTCCTGCGCGCGTTCAGGTGGTTCAAGGACGCAGTGGCACGCCTGCAGACCGAGCTCCCATCGGGCCCGCCCGTCGATCTCTCGGCCACGCTCACCGACATCCTTCGCACCAGGCTCGGCCTGCAGCTCGACAAGACCGAGGCGACGATCGATCCCGGCACCTTCGCGGCGACCCGCGCCGAGGCACAGTCGCTCGCCGTCGCGACCATGATCACCGGCGAGACGCTGGCCGCCTTGCGCACGCTCGGCGAGGTGCTGGCCGCCATCGACGCCGGCGCCATCGGCCTGGACGACCTGTCCAAGGTCATCCGGCAGATCGACCGGCTCATCGGCGCCGATCCCGGCAAGCCGCCATCCGCGTACTCGATCGCCAAGCTGCTGCTGATCCTCTCGGGCGACGCCGACGAGCCCGACAACAGGCCCCCTGCGCGCAAGCTGATGCTGCTGCTGAAAAACGACCCGGGGCTGAGCGACGCGCAGGTCGCCGAGCCGCAGATGATCCTGGGCCTGGCCATCATGGCCGTGGGCACCCTCCTCGACCGCTCCTTCGACGCGCCGGGCCTGCCGGTGCTGCCGGCACCCGGGCCGATCGCCCTGCCGCCGGCCAGCCAGCACAAGACGTTCAGCCTCGCGCGCAGCGACGACGGCTCGAAGAAGCTGGATCTCGCGCTGGGCATCTCGACCGGCGCCGAGACCAAGCTGTTCGCCGAGCTGGCGAGCACCCTGGCAACGAAGCAGGCGGCGGGCGATGCCTTCGAGCTGCAGTTCTCGGTGGCCGCCGGATTTCGCGCGCAGTTCAGCGTGCCCACGCTGGTGCCCCTGCCGCCCTCCATCCCGAAGCCGGAGCTCAGCGGCGCCGTCGACATCGGCATTGCGTTCGCGCGCAAGAGCAGCGCCAACCCGCTGGTGCTCGGCTCGACCGGCGGCACGCACTTCTCGATCGGCGAGCTCTCGGGCGGCATCGTCCTCAAGAACAACGCACCGCAGGTGGTGTTCGACCTCAAGGACAGCAAGCTCGTGCTGAAGATCGGCGACGACTCGCTGCTGTCGGCCGTGATGGGCGACGCGATCGAGGTCCGCCTGTCCTTCGGTCTCATCGCCGACGCGGCGGGCCTGCGGCTGAAGGACGGCACCGGCCTGAAGGCGACGATACCGCTGGAGAAGATTCCCAACAGCCCGGTTCAGGTCCCCTTCCTCTACTTCGACCTGATCAAGGGCGCCGACCTGAACCAGATCGACATCGAGATCGCCGGGTCGTTCCAGGTCGCCATCGGTCCCTTCGCCGGCTCGATCGACCGCCTGGGCACGAAACTCAACCTCGGCAACATGCTCGGCGCCGGCGGCGCCAATCCGCTCGCGACCTGGGGCCTGAAGCCGCCGTCGGGCGCCGGCCTGTCCATCGATGCGGGCGTCATCAAGGGTGGCGGCTTCCTGCTGTTCGACCCCGAGCGCGGCGAGTACGGCGGCATCCTCGACATCAAGCTGATGCAGATCGGCGTCAAGGCGATCGGCCTGCTGTCGACCAGGAACCCGGGCGGCTGGTCGCTGCTGCTGATCATCACCGCGCAGCTGCCGCCGATCCAGCTCGGCTTCGGCTTCACGATGACCGGCATCGGCGGCCTGCTCGGCGTGCAGCACACGATCGACACGCAGGCGCTGAGCTCGGGCCTGTCGACCGGCTCGCTGGACAGCTTCCTGTTCCCGCAGAACCCGATCGCCAACGCGCCGCAGATCATCAACCAGCTGCGCACCATCTTCCCGTTCAGCCCCGGCGGCTTCGTCATCGGTCCGATGCTGGAGCTGGGCTGGGGCACGCCCAGCCTCGTCACGGCGCGCCTGGGCGTGCTGATCGAGGCGAGCCAGCTCGTCATCGTCGGCCAGGTGATCGTGCAGCTGCCGCCGCTCGTGGACAAGTCGCTGGCGCTTCTCTACCTGCAGATGGACATCGCCGGCGGCGTGGTGTTCGACCCGCTGAAGATCTGGTTCGACGGCCTGCTGCGCGACTCGCGCGTGCTCTTCATCTCGCTGACCGGCCAGTTCGCATTCCGCGCGCTGTTCGGCGACAAGCCCAGCTTCCTCATCAGCGCGGGCGGCTTCCATCCGCGCTTCACCGACATCCCGCCCGACATCCCGGCGCCTTTCCAGCGCGTGGGCGCCGAATTCTCGATCGGCATCGTCGGCATGCGCTTCGAGGGCTACTTCGCCGTCACCTCGGCCACGGTGCAAGGCGGCTCGGCGATGCGCGTGTGGGGCGACGTGGGCATCGCGGCCTTCGAAGGCGGCTTCGAGTTCAACGCCATCATCTACATCGTTCCGAAGTTCCGCTTCGAGGTCGACATCCACATCTGGGCCGGCGTCGAAGTCTTCGACATCGACTTCGCAAGCGTCGACATCTACGGCCTGCTCGCCGGCCCGGGACGCTGGCACATCGTCGGCAAGGCCACCATCCACACGCCATGGCCGCTGCCGGACTTCAGCTTCCACGTCGACGAGACCTGGGGCGAGGACCGCGCAACGCCGGTGCGCAAGCTGCGGCTGGTCGACGAGCTGCGCAAGGAGCTCGAGGCGCAGGACGACAAGGGCACGCCGGTGAACTGGTCGGCGGTGCTGCCGGCAGCCCACGACGGCTTCGTCACGCTGGTCAAGCTGCCTCCCGCGCCGGGCCTGCTCGCGCATCCCAACGGCCTGCTGCAGTTCGTGCAGAAGCGCATGCCGCTGGCCAAGGCGCTCACCAAGCTGGGCTCGGACGGCATCGAAGGCGAACGGCAGATCGCGATCGGCGACCTCGTCTTCGGCGCGATCACCAAGCCAGCCGACCGTCGGCTCGACGACAACTTCCCCATCGCGCAATTCGTCGATCTCAACGAGGACGAGCTGCTCGGCAAGCCGTCGTTCGACCGCTTGGAATCGGGCTTCGAGGTCGGCCAGAAGGACCACCTCTTCGGCGCGGCCGTGGCGGACAAGTTCGACTACGAGGAGGTCAACCTGTCCACCCCCGCAGAGCCCAGCCTGCTCGTGGCCGCCGGCCTCACCACCGCCGCGCACGCGGCGTGGGCGCTCGACACCGGCGCGGCGGGCCGCTCGGCGCTGCGCAACAAGGCCAGGCTCAGGCCGGCGACGGAGGTGAAGGTGAAGGTCGATCCGCCGCCGTTGCAGACGCTCGATGCGGGCGCGGGAACGATGACCGGCGGCGCGCTGTCGGGGCGCGCCGCGCAATCGTTCTGGACGGCGCAGGACACGGCGCTGGCTGCCGGGCCCCGCGTGCAGGTGGTCGAGGCGTTCGAGATGTCGTTCTAG
- a CDS encoding TetR family transcriptional regulator gives MTEDTPAPRRSDATRAAILAAAREHFAAHGYQAATIRSIAAAAGIDPAMVMRYYGNKEGLFAAAAEFDLRLPDLAGLPRSAIGAALVGHFLDRWEGDETLMALLRTAVTNEAAAARLQAIFATQLAPLIARLCQEPRAAAAARAGLVATQILGLALCRYVLRLPPVVALKRAEIVRRIGATIQGYLFDA, from the coding sequence ATGACCGAAGACACACCCGCGCCGCGCCGATCCGACGCCACCCGAGCCGCCATCCTGGCGGCCGCCCGCGAGCACTTCGCTGCCCACGGATACCAGGCGGCGACCATTCGCTCCATAGCGGCGGCGGCCGGCATCGACCCGGCGATGGTGATGCGCTACTACGGCAACAAGGAGGGGCTGTTCGCCGCCGCTGCCGAGTTCGACCTGCGGCTGCCCGACCTGGCGGGGCTGCCGCGCAGCGCGATCGGAGCCGCGCTCGTCGGGCACTTCCTCGACCGCTGGGAAGGCGACGAGACGCTGATGGCGCTGTTGCGCACCGCCGTCACCAACGAGGCGGCCGCGGCCCGCCTGCAGGCCATCTTCGCGACCCAGCTCGCACCGCTGATCGCCCGGCTCTGCCAGGAGCCCCGTGCCGCGGCAGCAGCGCGTGCCGGACTGGTGGCCACGCAGATCCTTGGCCTGGCGCTGTGCCGCTATGTGCTCAGGCTGCCGCCGGTGGTCGCGCTCAAGCGCGCAGAGATCGTGCGCCGCATCGGTGCAACGATCCAGGGGTACCTGTTCGACGCCTGA
- a CDS encoding FAD-dependent oxidoreductase, with the protein MSHASPFPAPAGAFDTDVLIVGAGPTGLTLASALAARGVRATVIDRLAEGANSSRAAVVHARTLEVLEPLGVVPRLIERGLPARRFTIRDRDRVLVPIDFDKLPTSYPYTLMVSQAVTEQVLLERFVELGGEVLRPRRLVALAHDCSGVTATLEDGSRLRARYAVGADGVHSTVRESAGIAFSGGSYGESFVLADVRLAGGVPQAEVILYFSPAGMVVLAPLPGGVHRIVATVADAPEHPSAAYVQALLDDRGPQRERAIVHEVLWGSRFRVHHRIADAYRTGRVVLAGDAAHVHSPAGGQGMNAGILDAMRLSGALVDALAGDESALDRYGIERRPVAQQVVALADRLTRLATVRPAWRALRNLLLSTLSWLPLFRRNLAWRLSGLVYR; encoded by the coding sequence ATGTCCCATGCATCCCCGTTCCCGGCCCCCGCCGGCGCTTTCGACACCGACGTGCTGATCGTCGGCGCAGGCCCTACCGGCCTCACCCTGGCATCCGCGTTGGCGGCACGCGGGGTGCGGGCCACCGTCATCGATCGGCTGGCCGAAGGGGCCAACAGCTCGCGGGCCGCGGTCGTGCACGCCCGCACGCTGGAGGTGCTGGAGCCGCTCGGCGTTGTCCCGCGGCTGATCGAACGCGGTCTGCCGGCACGGCGCTTCACGATCCGCGACCGCGACCGCGTGCTGGTGCCGATCGACTTCGACAAGCTGCCGACCTCGTACCCGTACACGCTGATGGTGTCGCAGGCGGTGACGGAGCAAGTGCTGCTCGAGCGTTTCGTCGAGCTCGGCGGAGAGGTGTTGCGGCCTCGCCGGCTTGTCGCCCTGGCGCACGACTGCTCAGGCGTCACCGCCACGCTCGAAGACGGCAGCCGGCTGCGCGCCCGCTACGCGGTCGGCGCCGATGGCGTGCACAGCACCGTGCGCGAGAGCGCGGGGATCGCGTTCTCGGGAGGCAGCTACGGTGAATCCTTCGTGCTGGCCGACGTGCGTCTCGCCGGCGGCGTGCCGCAGGCCGAGGTGATCCTCTACTTTTCGCCGGCGGGCATGGTGGTGCTGGCGCCGCTGCCCGGCGGCGTGCACCGCATCGTCGCGACGGTGGCCGACGCACCCGAGCACCCGAGCGCCGCGTACGTGCAAGCCCTGCTCGATGACCGGGGGCCCCAGCGCGAACGCGCGATCGTGCACGAAGTCCTGTGGGGATCGCGCTTTCGCGTTCACCACCGCATCGCCGATGCGTACCGCACGGGCCGCGTCGTCCTCGCCGGTGATGCCGCTCACGTCCACAGTCCTGCCGGCGGACAGGGCATGAACGCGGGCATCCTGGATGCGATGCGGCTGTCCGGCGCGCTGGTCGACGCCCTGGCCGGCGACGAGAGTGCGCTGGACCGCTACGGCATCGAGCGCCGCCCGGTGGCGCAGCAGGTCGTGGCCCTCGCTGACCGCCTCACTCGCCTGGCGACGGTGCGCCCGGCATGGCGTGCCCTGCGAAACCTGCTGCTGTCCACGCTGTCGTGGCTGCCGCTCTTTCGCCGCAACCTGGCGTGGCGGCTGTCGGGTCTGGTGTACCGCTAG
- a CDS encoding MFS transporter, giving the protein MPVVPVKAVHGVCADPRGSEQHSRRAWLMVAACAAMVAMGFGAIVNIAVFLMPLGMEFGWSRADLSLAYSIAGVATGVGGIVMGHFADRVPIRRVILCGGLVPGISFLLLSRLDSTFELYLYHAVLGLAGVGAIMAPLNSLAGLWLARNPGLAIGVVSAGGALGQGLMPFLARHLVLAYGWRPAYLLLGVLYLVVMAPLALWIRDAPRHGAAPAATASPSRPPGVSSSWLLAWLCVAVTFCCLCMATPIVHVAALGSDLGLDGQASAGLLAVMMVFGMAGRLGFGRLAERAGSLQAYIVASAGQTALAFMFPLMQSRPALYTLSALFGLVFSGAMTSFILCAREHSPGGRTGLSIGVVMSFGWLGMALGGWQGGLFYDLCGSYRPSFANASLGGVANLLVLGLLYQVTVRRPGMRAIGSACKA; this is encoded by the coding sequence ATGCCTGTCGTTCCCGTCAAGGCCGTCCACGGCGTGTGCGCCGATCCACGCGGCAGCGAGCAGCATTCGCGGCGGGCCTGGCTGATGGTGGCCGCGTGCGCCGCCATGGTGGCCATGGGATTCGGCGCGATCGTCAACATCGCGGTGTTTCTCATGCCGCTGGGCATGGAGTTCGGCTGGTCGCGCGCCGACCTTTCGCTGGCGTACTCGATCGCCGGCGTCGCCACGGGCGTCGGCGGGATCGTCATGGGCCACTTCGCGGACCGCGTGCCCATCCGTCGCGTGATCCTCTGCGGTGGACTCGTGCCCGGGATCTCGTTCCTGCTGCTGTCGCGCCTGGACAGCACGTTCGAGCTGTACCTGTACCACGCCGTGCTGGGCCTGGCCGGCGTCGGCGCCATCATGGCGCCGCTGAACAGCCTTGCGGGCTTGTGGCTCGCGCGAAATCCGGGACTTGCCATCGGCGTGGTGTCGGCCGGCGGGGCCCTGGGCCAGGGATTGATGCCTTTCCTGGCGCGCCATCTCGTGCTCGCGTACGGCTGGCGACCGGCCTACCTCCTGCTCGGCGTGCTGTACCTGGTCGTCATGGCCCCGCTGGCCCTGTGGATCCGCGATGCGCCGCGCCATGGCGCAGCACCGGCGGCGACGGCCTCGCCGAGCCGCCCTCCGGGCGTGTCGTCGTCGTGGCTGCTCGCCTGGCTGTGCGTCGCGGTGACGTTCTGCTGCCTGTGCATGGCCACGCCGATCGTGCATGTGGCGGCGCTCGGGTCGGACCTCGGCCTGGATGGGCAGGCGTCGGCCGGCCTGCTGGCCGTGATGATGGTGTTCGGGATGGCCGGCCGCCTGGGGTTCGGCCGACTCGCCGAGCGCGCGGGAAGTCTGCAGGCCTACATCGTCGCCTCGGCGGGACAGACCGCCCTCGCCTTCATGTTTCCGCTGATGCAATCGCGGCCCGCGCTCTACACGCTGTCGGCGCTGTTCGGACTGGTGTTCAGCGGCGCGATGACCTCGTTCATCCTGTGCGCGCGCGAACACTCGCCGGGCGGGCGGACCGGCCTTTCCATCGGCGTCGTGATGTCCTTCGGCTGGCTCGGCATGGCGCTCGGCGGCTGGCAAGGCGGCCTCTTCTACGACCTGTGCGGCAGCTATCGCCCGTCGTTCGCCAATGCGTCGCTCGGCGGCGTGGCGAACCTGCTCGTGCTCGGACTGCTGTATCAGGTCACGGTGCGTCGGCCCGGCATGCGGGCCATCGGGAGCGCCTGCAAGGCCTAG
- a CDS encoding SDR family oxidoreductase — protein sequence MDDLPTFDSRLFVDRQVLVVGGTSGIGAGIAAAFSSLGAKVMVTGASDDDVAAAGADPQLRGAGCMALDVRDDAAVRGCVDGLATLDVLVNCAGVLRRGAEMDPHVFAEVVDINLNGTLRTCAAARDKLRASRGSIINTASMLSFFGGALVPGYSASKGGVAQLTKSLAIAYAQDGIRVNAVAPGWIATRLTDALQSDPARSDPIVARTPLQRWGLPRDVAGPVLFLASPAAAFVTGVILPVDGGYLVT from the coding sequence ATGGACGACCTGCCCACCTTCGATTCCCGCCTGTTCGTCGACCGCCAGGTGCTCGTTGTCGGAGGCACCTCCGGCATCGGTGCCGGCATCGCGGCGGCGTTCTCGAGCCTGGGCGCGAAGGTGATGGTCACCGGCGCCAGCGATGACGATGTCGCTGCGGCAGGCGCCGATCCGCAGCTTCGAGGCGCCGGCTGCATGGCGCTGGACGTGCGTGACGATGCCGCGGTCCGGGGTTGCGTCGATGGCTTGGCCACGCTCGACGTGCTGGTGAACTGCGCCGGCGTCCTGCGGCGCGGCGCCGAGATGGATCCCCACGTCTTTGCCGAGGTGGTGGACATCAACCTCAACGGCACCCTGCGCACCTGTGCGGCCGCGCGCGACAAGCTGCGCGCGAGCCGCGGCTCGATCATCAACACCGCGTCCATGCTGAGCTTCTTCGGCGGTGCGCTGGTGCCGGGCTATTCCGCCAGCAAGGGCGGCGTGGCGCAGCTGACCAAGTCCCTGGCCATCGCGTACGCGCAGGACGGCATCCGCGTCAACGCGGTGGCACCCGGCTGGATCGCCACGCGCCTCACCGATGCGTTGCAGTCCGACCCGGCGCGCAGCGATCCGATCGTCGCGCGCACGCCGCTTCAGCGCTGGGGGCTGCCCCGCGACGTGGCGGGCCCCGTGCTCTTCCTGGCTTCTCCCGCGGCTGCCTTCGTGACCGGCGTGATCCTTCCGGTCGACGGGGGCTACCTCGTCACCTGA
- a CDS encoding 2,4'-dihydroxyacetophenone dioxygenase family protein: protein MIVQLPGIRPEIAQQAIPDDERVWVPQAKDVWFRPLLLNTVTGSWCNLLRVRKSGVLSRHIHPSWVTGLVLKGAWRYLEHDWVAVEGSFVYEPPGEIHTLVVDEAVGAQEMITFFNIHGAMVYVDEAGAVTGYEDVFTKIEMCRKHYRECALGEGYVDQFVR from the coding sequence ATGATCGTCCAGCTTCCCGGCATCCGGCCGGAGATCGCGCAGCAGGCCATCCCGGACGACGAGCGCGTGTGGGTGCCTCAGGCGAAAGACGTCTGGTTCAGGCCGCTGTTGCTCAACACCGTGACGGGCAGCTGGTGCAACCTGCTGCGCGTTCGCAAGTCCGGCGTGCTGTCGCGGCACATCCATCCGTCGTGGGTGACCGGCCTGGTCCTGAAGGGCGCATGGCGCTACCTCGAGCACGACTGGGTCGCCGTCGAGGGCAGCTTCGTCTACGAGCCGCCGGGCGAAATCCACACGCTGGTCGTCGACGAGGCCGTCGGCGCGCAGGAGATGATCACCTTCTTCAACATCCACGGCGCGATGGTCTACGTCGACGAGGCAGGCGCTGTCACCGGGTATGAAGACGTCTTCACCAAGATCGAGATGTGCCGCAAGCACTACCGCGAATGCGCACTGGGCGAAGGCTACGTGGATCAGTTCGTGCGATAG
- a CDS encoding ATP-dependent DNA ligase produces the protein MDPTPPIEPMLAKLVDELPADPGFLFEPKWDGFRAIVFRTADETLLQSRDLKPLNRYFPELAQALHDALPKGCVLDGEIVVVSPRGLDFDALQQRIHPAASRIAKLALETPARFVAFDLLGAGGRSTMGLAQAERRTRLERLLGSMKPPLHLTPMTRDRAEAQRWLQHFEGAGLDGVIAKLESAVYQPGKRAMLKIKHVRSADCVVAGFRWYKDRTDAIGSLLLGLHDDAGVLQHVGVTSSFTMAMRQQLLQELAPLRERALESHPWRAWAGAVVGDAQRMPGAQSRWSGGKDLSWEPLRPERVCEVRYDHLQGNRFRHATVFMRWRPDKPPQECRYDQLEVTTPYELAKVFGA, from the coding sequence ATGGATCCCACGCCGCCCATCGAGCCGATGCTCGCCAAGCTCGTCGACGAGCTTCCCGCCGACCCGGGCTTTCTCTTCGAGCCGAAGTGGGACGGCTTCCGGGCGATCGTCTTCCGCACCGCGGACGAGACCCTGCTGCAGAGCCGCGACCTCAAGCCGCTGAACCGCTACTTCCCCGAGCTGGCGCAGGCGCTGCACGACGCGCTGCCCAAGGGCTGCGTGCTCGACGGCGAGATCGTCGTCGTGTCGCCCCGCGGGCTCGACTTCGACGCGCTGCAGCAGCGCATCCATCCCGCCGCCTCGCGCATCGCCAAGCTCGCACTGGAGACGCCGGCGCGCTTCGTCGCGTTCGACCTGCTCGGCGCGGGCGGCCGGTCGACGATGGGGCTGGCGCAGGCCGAGCGGCGCACGCGCCTGGAGCGGCTGCTCGGCAGCATGAAGCCGCCGCTGCACCTGACGCCGATGACGCGCGATCGGGCCGAGGCGCAGCGCTGGCTGCAGCACTTCGAGGGCGCCGGGCTCGACGGCGTGATCGCCAAGCTCGAGTCGGCGGTCTATCAGCCGGGCAAGCGGGCGATGCTGAAGATCAAGCATGTGCGCAGCGCTGACTGCGTGGTCGCAGGCTTCCGCTGGTACAAGGACCGCACCGATGCGATCGGCTCGCTGCTGCTGGGTCTCCACGACGACGCGGGCGTGCTGCAGCACGTCGGCGTGACCTCGTCGTTCACGATGGCGATGCGCCAGCAGCTCCTGCAAGAGCTCGCCCCGCTGCGCGAGCGCGCCCTCGAGTCGCACCCGTGGCGCGCCTGGGCGGGCGCGGTGGTGGGCGATGCGCAGCGCATGCCCGGCGCGCAGAGCCGCTGGAGCGGCGGCAAGGATCTCAGCTGGGAGCCGCTGCGGCCGGAGCGTGTCTGCGAGGTGCGCTACGACCACCTGCAGGGCAACCGCTTCCGCCACGCGACGGTGTTCATGCGCTGGCGGCCGGACAAGCCGCCGCAGGAGTGCCGCTACGACCAGCTGGAGGTGACCACGCCCTACGAGCTGGCAAAAGTGTTCGGGGCGTGA
- the ligD gene encoding non-homologous end-joining DNA ligase → MAKAKDEIRLTIVDREVVVTHPDKLLIPDAKVRKLDLVNYYVAVAEGALRGAGGRPCVLVRYPDGFGGEFFFQKRAPATRPEWLEVASIRFPSGRSADEVVPRHAADLAWMANLACLELHPHPVRADDLDHPDELRVDLDPVPGVEWPQIRQVAHLVHEALTQVGLTGWPKTSGSRGVHVLVRIERRWTFDQVRRAALALAREVERRAPELATSAWWKEERRGVFIDYNQNAKDRTVSSAYSVRPRPDARVSMPLTWQELDHCDPADFTLWTVPERWQASGDAHAAIDDHAGSLEPLLELSARQEAEGQGDAPWPPHYRKAPGEPRRAPPSTSRRATPLIEIARADREADAVAAAEAWKASHPQAAAHLEPSDVLVDRMRGRSSLWYRVRINLTRVPPALRPGARKSA, encoded by the coding sequence ATGGCCAAGGCGAAGGACGAGATCAGGCTGACGATCGTCGATCGCGAAGTCGTCGTGACGCACCCGGACAAGCTGCTGATCCCCGATGCCAAGGTGCGCAAGCTCGACCTCGTGAACTACTACGTCGCCGTCGCCGAGGGCGCGCTGCGCGGTGCCGGCGGACGCCCGTGCGTGCTGGTGCGCTACCCCGACGGCTTCGGCGGCGAGTTCTTCTTCCAGAAGCGCGCCCCGGCCACGCGGCCCGAATGGCTGGAGGTCGCGTCGATCCGCTTCCCCTCCGGCCGCAGCGCCGACGAGGTGGTGCCGCGCCATGCGGCCGATCTCGCCTGGATGGCCAACCTCGCCTGCCTCGAGCTGCATCCGCACCCGGTGCGCGCCGACGACCTCGATCACCCGGACGAGCTGCGCGTCGATCTCGACCCCGTGCCGGGCGTGGAATGGCCGCAGATCCGCCAGGTCGCGCACCTGGTCCACGAGGCGCTGACGCAGGTCGGACTCACCGGCTGGCCCAAGACCTCCGGCTCGCGTGGCGTGCACGTGCTGGTGCGCATCGAGCGCCGCTGGACCTTCGACCAGGTGCGTCGGGCCGCGTTGGCGCTGGCCCGCGAAGTCGAGCGCCGCGCCCCCGAGCTGGCCACCAGTGCCTGGTGGAAGGAAGAGCGGCGCGGCGTCTTCATCGACTACAACCAGAACGCGAAGGACCGCACCGTCAGCTCCGCGTACTCGGTGCGGCCGAGGCCCGACGCGCGCGTGTCCATGCCGCTCACCTGGCAGGAGCTCGACCACTGCGACCCTGCCGACTTCACGCTGTGGACCGTGCCCGAGCGATGGCAGGCGAGCGGCGACGCGCACGCGGCCATCGACGACCACGCCGGTTCCCTGGAGCCGTTGCTCGAGCTCTCGGCCCGCCAGGAGGCCGAAGGCCAGGGCGATGCCCCCTGGCCGCCGCATTACCGAAAGGCGCCCGGCGAGCCTCGTCGCGCGCCGCCCTCGACCTCACGCCGCGCCACGCCGCTGATCGAGATCGCCCGCGCCGACCGCGAGGCCGACGCCGTCGCGGCCGCCGAAGCGTGGAAGGCCAGCCATCCGCAGGCCGCCGCCCACCTCGAGCCCTCGGACGTGCTGGTGGACCGCATGCGGGGCCGCTCGTCGCTGTGGTATCGGGTGCGCATCAACCTGACGCGCGTGCCGCCGGCGTTGCGGCCGGGCGCGCGCAAGTCCGCGTAG
- a CDS encoding aspartate/glutamate racemase family protein: protein MKGSRQGFLGILMLDTRFPRPIGDVGNPDTFRRAGIPVRLRTVQGASPERIVRQADPALLQPFADAAMALVGEGATMLSTSCGFLSAYQATLSRAAGVPVITSSLLQTARFARPGIVTISAASLSPAVLDGAGVPAGTPVQGVEPGCEFQRRILADEPTLDLKQAQQDVVSAALELVEAHPLVTDIVLECTNMPPYRDAVAQATGRAVHDIETLLIEQWTALQARAVKA, encoded by the coding sequence ATGAAGGGTTCTCGCCAAGGCTTTCTCGGCATCCTGATGCTGGACACGCGCTTCCCGCGCCCCATCGGCGACGTCGGGAATCCCGACACCTTCCGGCGGGCCGGCATTCCGGTGCGTTTGCGGACAGTGCAGGGGGCATCCCCCGAGCGCATCGTCAGGCAAGCCGATCCGGCCCTGCTGCAGCCCTTTGCCGACGCGGCCATGGCGCTGGTGGGCGAGGGCGCCACGATGCTGTCGACGAGCTGCGGGTTCCTGAGCGCCTACCAGGCAACGCTTTCGCGAGCGGCCGGCGTGCCGGTGATCACGTCGAGCCTGCTTCAAACCGCGCGCTTTGCCCGCCCGGGCATCGTGACCATCTCCGCGGCCTCGCTGAGCCCGGCGGTGCTCGACGGCGCAGGCGTTCCCGCCGGAACGCCGGTGCAGGGCGTGGAGCCCGGCTGCGAGTTTCAACGGCGCATCCTGGCCGACGAGCCGACGCTGGATCTGAAGCAGGCGCAGCAGGACGTCGTCTCGGCCGCCCTCGAGCTCGTCGAGGCACATCCGCTCGTCACGGACATCGTCCTCGAGTGCACGAACATGCCGCCCTACCGGGACGCGGTGGCGCAAGCCACCGGGCGCGCCGTGCACGACATCGAGACCCTGCTCATCGAGCAGTGGACCGCGTTGCAGGCGCGGGCCGTGAAGGCGTAG